The Leptolyngbya iicbica LK region GGCTCTCCAATGTGGTGGGCATGGTGATGATGCAGTTTGGCGCAACGGATATCTTTCTGGCCGATGAGCGCCGTAATTTCCAACGCGATTTGCTCATTGGCTTTGGCAGTTCTACGCTGTACACCTTGGTCGTGGCGGCTTTGGTGTACTGGCAGGTGTTAGAAGTTCCTGATTTTTTGCTGGCGCTAGAGCCTTAGCTCTGGGGGGGAAAGGCATATCCCGGCTGAGGATGGTGGCTGGGTAAATGGGTTGAGGGTTGCAGGTAACGCCAGTGCGACGAACTGCTGTTTGCGCACTCTCCAAACCTCTCGCTCAGGGAAGAAAGGCTTTAAGTCCCGGGTTTTACGTGGGTCATCGTGTCCACATCAATTGGCAATGACCAGCTTGGCGCTTCATCGAACTCACTTATATCCCGGGGGGCATCTGTCTTGAATGGCCCAAAGGGGGAAAGTCGTTAACGGCTAAACGGCACGATGGCATCGTCAGCGATCGCATAAGCGGTGGTTTCAGCGGTTAGCGAAATGGTATGCCCCCCGGTAAAGTCGCCAAATGATGGCAGGGTAAGACGCTGGAGGGCCGCTTCCCAGTAAAAGCAGGGTAATCGCAGGCGATCGCCTTTGCCCCCTACCTGTACGCAGGGATGGATGTGGCCGCACACGTTTAAGGTGTCGTTATTGGGTAGGGGCTCGTGGCTGAGGAGGATGTCATCCAAATCAATGGGCTCGGTGTAGCAGGTCAGAGAGAACTGCGAGAGTTCGCTGGCGAGGGGGCGATCGTGGTTGCCGAGAATCAGGTGGGCCTCGAACTGTGTAGTCGCTAAAAACTTGAGCCAGGCATCAATCACTTCATCCACCATGCCAGATCGAGCATGAAACAAATCGCCCAGGATAAAGAGTCGCGTGGCTTGGGTCCGGGATTGGGCTTGCTGCAGTCGCTGTAGCGTGGCCTGGTTAACTTGGCTGGGGATGGGAATGCCGCAATGTTGAAAGGTTTCGGATTTGCCCAAATGTACGTCAGAGACCAGCAGGGCGGCCTGTTGGGGCAGATAAACGGCTTTTTCGGGCAGTAGGGTCAGCGTTTGATGGTTTAGGACAACCGTTTCCATATTGTTTCTGGGCTTAGCGTTTTTACTGTGCCACAGCGTTTAGTGTTTGAGGAGCGACGACTCTCGCTAAAGTGGGGGCGATCGCGGCTCCCGTTGGTAACCACCATGTCCCAAACCATTCCTGTTTTGAGTCTGCAACAGTTTTTGCAAGGTACGCCAGCGGAGCAGTCTGCTTTTGTGCAGCAATTGGGCGAGGCGTTGGGGGCGATCGGGTTTTTCGCCCTTGTCGATCACGGCATTGATGGCGGGCTCATTCAAGCCGCCTATGCGGCAGCCGAAGCGGTGTTTACGCTGCCCGCTAGCGTCAAGCAGCAGTACGAAGACCGAGCGCTGCACGGTCAGCGAGGGTTTACGGCGTTTGGACGCGAGCACGCCAAGGACTCTCCCTATCCCGATCTCAAGGAGTTTTGGCACATTGGCCCAGAGCAGGTTTTGCCAATGAATCTGTGGCCAGCGGAGGTACCGAGTTTTAAGCCCGCGATGTTGACCTTATTTACCGAGCTCGATCGCTGTGCGCAAGTTTTGCTCGAAGCCTGTGCGCGATTTCTTGATTTGCCCCCAAGGTCGCTGGCTGATGCGACGGTGAATAGTCCGACGCTATTACGGGTTTTGCATTATCCGCCGGTGTCGCCGGAACAGCCCCCGGCGCAGCTGCGGGCAGCGGCCCACGAAGATATCAACCTGATTACGTTACTCTGCGAAGCGACGGCTCCAGGATTGGAATTGCAGCAAGGGGATGGCACTTGGTTACCGATCGCGGCGATTCCGGGGCAGATCATTGTGGATACGGGGGATATGCTGCAAAACCTGACGAATGGCTTATTCAAAAGCACGACTCATCGGGTGCTGAACCCGGACAACGATCGCGATCGGCGGTTTTCGCTACCGTTTTTTGTCCACCCTCGTGCAGAAATTGATTTGTCACCGCGTCCGGGTTGTGTGGCTCGCACAGGCGGCAAACCCCGTTTTCCACAAATTACAGCTGGGGAATATCTGCATCTGCGCCTGCAAGAAATTGGGTTGACTTAGCGCCGTGTTAAGGGGGGGCGAACTCATGGGCAAGGGCCAGAGCGATGAGAACTGAATCCGTTGTTCGCCGGGAACAAGGTCTACGATCGCGACTACCCGTTGCTGGAGAATGGCTAGGGGCCAGGGATGTACTGGGCAGTGGCGAATCATGTGCCAGGTTCGTTAAAACCAGTCATAGATGTTTACTTTACAAACGGTGAAACGCCCGGACTGATAGAAAAAACGCTCTTAGAATGGGGGCGATACTGGCGTTTGCCGAGTCCCTAAAGGTGAGCCCGGTAGATTTTGAGCGAGCGCCGATCCGTGATTGCCAGACGAGTCGTCCCCAACGTTCGGTGCGTCACCGCTTCGAGGAGGGCTGCACAGCCTGCATGATGACGCCATTGAGTGCTAGCCAGGAGGCAGAGTCATGCTTAATGGTGCGCTCGACGTCGCGCAAACGCTTGCGGGCCGACGGTTTATTCTTCTGCTTTGAACTTAACGCGATGTCTTCTAACTCTGCTTCGACACTGACGGGTTACCAGTTTTTTCAGGGGATATGTCAGCCTGATGAGCCAGCGGCCATGGTGATTGCACCGATGCGGCCCAGCGATGATGTGCAACAAAAAACGGCAGCACTGCAGCAAATTTTGCATACGCTGATGGCAGCGGATAGCGGCTGGCCGACAGATCAGCCCCAAACGTCTGAAACGCTGTTGCCCTATGTGATGGATGAAGCGGAGGAACTGTTAGAGGCTTTACAAGCAGAGCCTCAGACGACGGCAGCCGCGGCGGCCCAGCGGCTCAGTGCGGGCTCCCCCCGTTTGTTGACTGAGTTGAGCGCGGATTGGCTATGGGCGATCGCGGCGAGTATGCCCATCGCGATGCAACTGCTGG contains the following coding sequences:
- a CDS encoding isopenicillin N synthase family dioxygenase codes for the protein MPQRLVFEERRLSLKWGRSRLPLVTTMSQTIPVLSLQQFLQGTPAEQSAFVQQLGEALGAIGFFALVDHGIDGGLIQAAYAAAEAVFTLPASVKQQYEDRALHGQRGFTAFGREHAKDSPYPDLKEFWHIGPEQVLPMNLWPAEVPSFKPAMLTLFTELDRCAQVLLEACARFLDLPPRSLADATVNSPTLLRVLHYPPVSPEQPPAQLRAAAHEDINLITLLCEATAPGLELQQGDGTWLPIAAIPGQIIVDTGDMLQNLTNGLFKSTTHRVLNPDNDRDRRFSLPFFVHPRAEIDLSPRPGCVARTGGKPRFPQITAGEYLHLRLQEIGLT
- the pdeM gene encoding ligase-associated DNA damage response endonuclease PdeM, whose translation is METVVLNHQTLTLLPEKAVYLPQQAALLVSDVHLGKSETFQHCGIPIPSQVNQATLQRLQQAQSRTQATRLFILGDLFHARSGMVDEVIDAWLKFLATTQFEAHLILGNHDRPLASELSQFSLTCYTEPIDLDDILLSHEPLPNNDTLNVCGHIHPCVQVGGKGDRLRLPCFYWEAALQRLTLPSFGDFTGGHTISLTAETTAYAIADDAIVPFSR